One stretch of Thermoflexus sp. DNA includes these proteins:
- a CDS encoding helix-turn-helix domain-containing protein: MRVVQAFRFELDPNGAQRVALARHVGAARFAYNWGLARCLEAIERGEPIPSALRLHKEWNIWKRENAPGWVEVSKCAPQEAFRDLERAFRNGRQGRAGRPRFQRKK; the protein is encoded by the coding sequence ATGCGAGTCGTCCAGGCCTTTCGGTTCGAGCTGGATCCGAACGGGGCGCAGCGGGTGGCCCTGGCCCGGCACGTGGGGGCCGCTCGCTTTGCCTACAACTGGGGCCTGGCGCGTTGCCTGGAAGCGATCGAACGCGGAGAGCCGATCCCCTCTGCCCTTCGGCTCCACAAGGAGTGGAACATCTGGAAGCGAGAGAATGCTCCCGGGTGGGTGGAGGTGTCCAAGTGCGCCCCTCAGGAGGCCTTCCGGGATCTGGAGCGGGCTTTTCGCAACGGGCGGCAGGGCCGGGCGGGAAGGCCCCGGTTCCAGCGCAAGAAGC
- a CDS encoding DUF1122 family protein, with amino-acid sequence MPSPGWETLEGLSIGAYQIRVREEGSAGTAGQRYLAFYLEREGIRSDRPILRGLYAEPRPRPIPGWLDGFFRNPIPFQGQPVELNDADLQEFFRAVGALIPPGGWLALAYETFGESLAIHQETEQALRLGVPPILTPLGMCLFYARCAFPIRDWSIAEGWREGPRKLQGFRPREEAHYRRRAEELREEIQAFLRRTQGSTRPELLRARHRAEQLLAMWPPFEG; translated from the coding sequence ATGCCTTCGCCCGGGTGGGAAACCCTGGAAGGCCTTTCCATCGGGGCCTATCAGATTCGAGTCCGGGAGGAAGGATCGGCCGGGACGGCCGGGCAGCGCTATCTGGCTTTTTACCTGGAGCGGGAGGGGATTCGCTCCGATCGACCGATCCTGCGGGGCCTTTATGCGGAGCCTCGTCCCCGACCGATCCCGGGATGGCTGGATGGCTTCTTCCGCAACCCGATCCCGTTTCAGGGACAGCCGGTGGAGCTCAACGACGCCGATCTCCAGGAGTTCTTCCGGGCGGTCGGCGCGCTGATCCCGCCCGGGGGATGGCTGGCCCTGGCCTATGAGACGTTCGGGGAATCCCTGGCGATCCATCAGGAAACCGAACAGGCGCTCCGGCTGGGGGTCCCCCCGATCCTGACGCCGCTGGGGATGTGCCTGTTCTACGCCCGCTGCGCCTTTCCGATCCGGGACTGGTCGATTGCAGAGGGGTGGCGGGAAGGGCCACGCAAGCTCCAGGGGTTCAGGCCCCGCGAGGAGGCGCACTACCGGCGGCGGGCGGAGGAGTTGCGGGAGGAGATCCAGGCCTTCCTGCGCCGCACGCAGGGATCAACCCGCCCGGAGCTCCTGCGCGCCCGACATCGGGCGGAGCAGCTGCTCGCGATGTGGCCTCCCTTCGAGGGGTGA